Proteins from a genomic interval of Plasmodium reichenowi strain SY57 chromosome 13, whole genome shotgun sequence:
- a CDS encoding hypothetical protein (conserved Plasmodium protein, unknown function) — translation MSNKIKEKNKLKKKKGKNDPQQKKLQKYMNKLWGFSSSENEEENENENVNENVNENVKEYENVNVNENKDGNKYDTEHKSKNIKNNDNLINININNNNNNNNKMEYILSENHKKKDYPADGDLNILVNDKRKKNNKNNNNNNINSTSNDKNLSLGIGNNKKIQENHKKHNNNNNNNNNNENTVFTKNSTTKNHLNDKNLYKEKLKEKKIFMDTVHEIRKMTLPYLDKFQRKNVQNFQIKTLGGKFDKSSKVHYTELMSRKKSIKKYIQKRKEKDKILGVQTQTGNYIDMQDVFRKNKKKYKSKKKEKLF, via the coding sequence atgtcGAACAAgattaaagaaaaaaacaagttgaaaaaaaaaaaaggaaaaaacGATCCACAGCAGAAgaaattacaaaaatatatgaacaaaCTTTGGGGATTTTCATCATCcgaaaatgaagaagaaaatgaaaatgaaaatgtaaatgaaaatgtaaatgaaaatgtaaaagaatatgaaaatgtaaatgtaaatgaaaataaggatggtaataaatatgatacagaacataaaagtaaaaatataaaaaataatgataatctaataaatataaatataaataataataataataataataataaaatggaatatatattgagTGAAAaccataaaaaaaaggattATCCTGCTGATGGAGATCTTAATATATTAGTTAACGataagagaaaaaaaaataacaagaataataataataataatattaatagtacaagtaatgataaaaatttatcTTTGGGAATTGgaaataacaaaaaaattcaagagaatcataaaaaacataataataataataataataataataataacgaAAATACAGTATTTACAAAAAACTCGACAACGAAAAATCATTTGaatgataaaaatttatataaagaaaagttaaaagaaaaaaagatttTTATGGACACAGTTCAtgaaataagaaaaatgaCATTACCATATCTTGATAAATTtcaaagaaaaaatgttcagaattttcaaataaaaacaCTTGGAGGCAAATTTGATAAAAGTTCAAAAGTACATTATACAGAACTTATGTCTAGAAAAAAatcaataaaaaaatatattcagaaaagaaaagaaaaagataaaatttTAGGAGTACAAACACAAACAGGAAATTATATTGATATGCAGGATGTTTTTAGaaaaaacaagaaaaaatataaatcaaaaaaaaaggaaaaacTCTTTTAA
- a CDS encoding lysine--tRNA ligase, putative — MTSKSFLLYLLKYKQVHTYIFEKSFSKILKNTKKNIDCHLKSYFVTMNEKKEHVLDGEKNKRVVNASKDKKKEEEGEVDPRLYFENRSKFIQDQKDNGINPYPHKFERTISIPEFIEKYKDLGNGEHLEDTILNITGRIMRVSASGQKLRFFDLIGDGEKIQVLANYSFHNHEKGNFAECYDKIRRGDIVGIVGFPGKSKKGELSIFPKETILLSACLHMLPMKYGLKDTEIRYRQRYLDLLINESSRHTFVTRTKIINFLRNFLNERGFFEVETPMMNLIAGGANARPFITHHNDLDLDLYLRIATELPLKMLIVGGLDKVYEIGKVFRNEGIDNTHNPEFTSCEFYWAYADYNDLIKWSEDFFSQLVHHLFGTYKILYNKDGPENPPIEIDFTPPYPKVSIVEEIEKVTNTILEQPFDSNETIEKMINIIKEHKIELPNPPTAAKLLDQLASHFIENKYNDKPFFIVEHPQIMSPLAKYHRSKPGLTERLEMFICGKEVLNAYTELNDPFKQKECFKLQQKDREKGDTEAAQLDSAFCTSLEYGLPPTGGLGLGIDRITMFLTNKNSIKDVILFPTMRPAN; from the exons ATGACAAGTAAgtcatttttattataccttttaaaatataaacaagtgcatacatatatttttgaaaaatcATTCTCcaaaattttaaaaaacaCAAAAAAGAACATAGATTGTCATCTAAAAAGTTATTTTGTCACAATGAATGAGAAAAAGGAGCACGTTCTTGATGGCGAAAAGAATAAGCGAGTCGTGAATGCAAGCAA agataagaaaaaagaGGAGGAAGGTGAAGTGGATCCAAGATTGTACTTTGAAAATCGATCGAAATTTATACAAGACCAAAAAGATAATGGAATAAACCCTTATCCACACAAATTTGAGAGGACAATAAGTATTCCTGAGTTCATTGAGAAATATAAAGATTTAGGTAATGGTGAACATTTAGAAGATActatattaaatattactGGTCGTATAATGCGAGTATCTGCTTCTGGTCAGAAATTACGTTTCTTTGATTTGATTGGAGATGGAGAGAAGATTCAAGTATTAGCGaattattcttttcataATCATGAGAAAGGTAATTTCGCTGAATGTTATGATAAGATAAGAAGAGGTGACATTGTGGGTATTGTAGGTTTTCCTGGTAAAAGTAAGAAAGGTGAATTAAGTATATTCCCTAAGGAAACTATATTACTTTCAGCTTGTTTACATATGTTACCTATGAAATATGGATTGAAAGATACTGAAATAAGATATAGACAAAGATATTTagatttattaataaatgaatCCTCTCGACATACCTTTGTAACAAGAAccaaaataattaatttcttaagaaattttttaaatgaaagAGGTTTCTTCGAAGTAGAAACACCAATGATGAATTTAATAGCCGGTGGAGCAAATGCCCGACCATTTATAACACATCATAATGATTTAGATTtagatttatatttacGAATAGCTACTGAATTACctttaaaaatgttaataGTAGGTGGTTTAGATAAAGTCTATGAAATTGGAAAAGTATTTAGAAATGAAGGTATAGATAATACACATAATCCTGAATTTACTTCATGTGAATTTTATTGGGCTTATGCTGATTATAatgatttaataaaatggTCAGAAGATTTCTTCTCACAATTAGTACATCATTTATTTGgtacatataaaattttatataataaagatggTCCAGAAAATCCACCGATAGAAATAGATTTCACACCACCTTATCCTAAAGTTTCTATTGTAGAAGAAATAGAAAAAGTAACGAATACCATACTAGAACAACCATTCGATTCAAATGAAACTATAGAAAAAAtgattaatattattaaagaACATAAAATTGAATTACCTAATCCTCCAACAGCTGCCAAATTATTAGATCAACTAGCTTCACAttttatagaaaataaatataacgATAAACCATTTTTCATTGTTGAACATCCACAAATTATGAGCCCACTTGCAAAATACCATAGATCCAAACCTGGCCTCACAGAAAGATTAGAAATGTTTATTTGTGGAAAAGAAGTTCTAAATGCTTACACAGAATTAAACGATCCCtttaaacaaaaagaaTGCTTTAAATTACAACAAAAAGATAGAGAAAAAGGTGATACTGAAGCAGCACAACTCGATTCGGCATTCTGCACTTCTCTAGAATATGGTTTACCACCTACCGGAGGCTTAGGATTAGGTATTGATAGAATTACTATGTTTTTAACCAACAAAAATTCCATAAAAgatgttatattatttccCACCATGCGACCAGCAAattga
- a CDS encoding N6-adenine-specific methylase, putative: MIFVKHIFLLYIISLFLNNLNALCNFLKSPKRKHIGLLYKLSKRNNNKNVLFKKKLFVFHLCFIKVYPLIFKNKVAFQNVEDNYVYTLKRMERNKWRMQDERKVIQNEQNVYNYTNKGFSDLDGNSLDAASYSKNIVENMNHMGYKKDSDHNNDSINKKDSDHNNDTINKKDSDHNNDNINVCNNNGKVTSKGKKRIIETDMYGLPKEKLNIKRLTNKNIKSKYGYCKIKTYNETININYRKKKILSILEGTLKNKRLYSPDTYTRPMMSKVKESIFSILTHLNILNGYNINVLDVFTGSGNLGIECISRDVKNVTFVDLSLNSCRTVFENLRLCNIYDTNKKIIRADAMELLQNPYKFNVHEKYNLGFFTPPYEQIIYSDLIHNISNSKLFEEDALIFIEYPKEINLLPKKVGNLIGLRNRKFGRTYYTLYVINSTGKYIPYQNENEFYPLHYNRKQRRQEKYIE; encoded by the coding sequence ATGATCTTTGTAAAacatattttcttattatatatcataagTCTATTTCTTAATAATTTGAATGCACTctgtaattttttaaaatccccaaaaagaaaacatatcggtttattatataaattaagTAAACgaaataacaataaaaatgtcctttttaaaaagaagctctttgtttttcatttatgctttataaaagtatatcctttgatttttaaaaacaaagTAGCCTTTCAAAATGTAGAGGATAATTATGTGTATACGTTAAAAAGAATGGAAAGGAATAAATGGAGGATGCAAGACGAAAGAAAAGTAATACAAAATGAACAGAATGTTTATAATTACACAAATAAGGGCTTTTCAGATCTGGATGGGAATTCCTTGGATGCAGCTAGCTATTCCAAAAATATTGTGGAAAATATGAATCACATgggatataaaaaagatagtgatcataataatgatagtattaataaaaaagatagtgatcataataatgatactattaataaaaaagatagtgatcataataatgataatattaatgtttgtaataataatggtaAGGTTACTAGTAAGGGAAAGAAAAGGATAATTGAAACGGATATGTATGGGTTACctaaagaaaaattaaatataaaaagactaacaaacaaaaatataaaatcaaaatatggttattgtaaaataaaaacgTACAATGAAaccataaatataaattatagAAAGAAGAAGATATTAAGTATCCTTGAAGGTACtcttaaaaataaaaggcTTTATTCACCAGATACGTATACACGACCTATGATGAGTAAAGTAAAAGAATCTATATTCAGTATATTAAcacatttaaatatattaaatggatataatataaatgtattagATGTATTTACTGGTAGTGGTAACTTAGGAATCGAATGTATATCAAGAGATGTAAAGAATGTAACATTTGTAGATTTATCATTAAATTCTTGTAGAACAGTTTTTGAAAATTTAAGGCtgtgtaatatatatgatacgaataaaaaaataattagAGCGGATGCTATGGAATTATTACAAAATCcttataaatttaatgtacatgaaaaatataatttagGATTCTTTACACCACCGTATgaacaaattatatatagtgATTTAATACACAACATATCAAATAGTAAATTATTTGAGGAAGATGctcttatatttattgaGTATCCAAAAGAAATTAATCTCCTCCCAAAAAAAGTAGGAAATCTAATTGGCTTAAGAAATAGAAAATTTGGAAGAACTTATTACACACTTTATGTTATTAACAGTACAGGTAAATATATTCCTTatcaaaatgaaaatgagTTTTACCCGCTTCACTATAATAGGAAACAAAGGAGGcaagaaaaatatatagaataa
- a CDS encoding hypothetical protein (conserved Plasmodium protein, unknown function) translates to MNRIYLFVFLFVCCFVCSVIGMNGVIPRNKESRTKRVIKGIKKKYKGFTERYRKSFHLKDEDVIGAYSMQAYYYFDKNIEHMFKWRLFYNFCKKSPSPCNYFKLRKEFKRIYEGNTFTLKKYVSEVNIIFNQFIKEYSTVRFNVDLKQNHIANLSYTPNLTTQIMKSLTSLISDQLMENELKNPTWKLSFNYLTGTKVLTITVPSAVPGLNFFIYYYITTFKYYYSKLFGTLGNIYFRFQGSIKKHNVGYFSIERRYERKT, encoded by the exons ATGAATAggatttatttatttgtttttttgtttgtttgttGTTTTGTTTGTTCGGTAATAGGAATGAATGGAGTAATACCCCGTAATAAAGAGAGCAGAACAAAACGTGTAATAAAGggtataaaaaaaaagtataaagGTTTTACAGAGAGATATAGGAAATCATTTCATTTAAAAGATGAGGATGTTATAGGAGCTTATTCTATGCAAgcttattattattttgataagAATATAGAACATATGTTTAAGTGGAggttattttataatttttgtaaaaagAGTCCATCCCCatgtaattattttaaattaagaaaagaatttaaaagaatatatgaAGGTAATACATttacattaaaaaaatatgtatcagaagttaatataatttttaatcaatttataaaagaatattcAACTGTTAGATTTAATGTAGATTTAAAACAAAATCATATAGCAAATTTATCCTATACACCTAATTTAACAACACAAATTATGAAATCATTAACAAGTCTTATAAGTGATCAACTTATGGAAAATGAATTGAAAAATCCAACATGGAaattatcttttaattatttaacaGGAACTAAAGTATTAACAATAACTGTTCCTTCAGCTGTACCGGGCCTcaacttttttatttattactaCATTACAACTTTTAAatatt ATTACTCAAAATTATTTGGTACACTTgggaatatatattttagaTTTCAAGGaagtataaaaaaacataacGTAGGATATTTTAGTATCGAAAGAAGGTatgaaagaaaaacataa
- a CDS encoding hypothetical protein (conserved Plasmodium protein, unknown function), whose protein sequence is MKRKNIHLFFYVLILSFILYNKIINVLNFPINNGINKKDDSNLKGGKDEDSSSSSSSSISTAVFYLSDERIYINEQHFTNIKILQNILMEHIKSNEHKKELEELGLLNIKSLLYEDFKQEIYNSMKLIFQFIKQNFYSLCKYLNEEKKRNNLSANNYLSDDQIYSVIKNKIMNTNVDKNKKFGDLLNYIIKLKKIFNISFSMNLEKEIRPIILITHVNLANNSVHININNNMTEESIDEMKKNGSLKKDKSVEEVSKSILNPIKTNSLFLKISNSLKWPLHFYRNLCYKNNYKVASENWVSYFYDHNETLCHVETCGTGDCLFLSLQYLLQNNGIKKNNFVVNKNVKESKFIPWYIEKVKQSNKVNYDVTDLRYITTFYVIKYFPGFSLDNDIDENNINDKLDLLINLELTNYYLEKDLMYEVMKNKAPTVNQQENGKETVQEEQNMEEGDKIKNDDKIKNDDKIKNDDKNVTQGVDEEKGLFTNKCNTTGKNNNNNNNNNNNNNNNNKNNDNKIEHDVTGPYYNHINQHNNNVEEKYLAHYNDDQNHINNSNKEAEESTEHSNLNYDYSYEYENAFNPNGRFSSFSSASSDEDTTYTNKKANILLSCSENRENTKVDSSLLTKGDNHDNYNDDDINKDKENILNSDENLNPEDDLYSNKEITIYKVNNNEGSKGLKNNRRYKSEPHYRIVYRNNKSSNTTNNYISPHFMNEENIDENNKNVPFSNNNDNNNNNGDKKQKSINDNNNNVDEKKESYDNNVSSYKSISEGAKKKSTKQQGIINYYEKRRCTNNNSRSKSLPSKGKKLGSNEKYAYNRFKSNPINMNVKNKFKDDNNDNNKNYNNDTIYVNEKEKSGTTSKSFFQKIKSMCYDNHDDTDDYSEILDEVQDLGYRLYELIFIKLVSLSKNKLKLNELMKLSKNDLKKLQGTDHKVRVIGSNMFSKKLSEGSVLPFYTFLNIKNKLNNPFSNMDFSNKDYYIVVMKTTFNKDIKRKKDGLVTRSLILNHRGDSISYWSIKNNDFHFTCDNKVIQTKTIEEKASAFFYERTRLGHVHWGDETDYDAFQKMFNIGLITFMNNNTNLFFSKGTFKQYPIHFLIYYYSGIHFEPGVHVTLNGKTETCHSSYKTGDIPNSFMEIPEK, encoded by the coding sequence atgaaGAGGAAGAATATCCATCTATTCTTTTATGTCCTCATActatcatttattttatataataaaattataaacGTTTTGAACTTCCCTATTAATAATGgcataaataaaaaggatgATTCAAATTTAAAGGGAGGGAAGGATGAAGatagtagtagtagtagtagtagtagtatATCTACTGCTGTGTTTTATTTGTCTGATgaaagaatatatattaatgaacAACATTTTACTAATATCAAAATACTTcagaatatattaatggAACACATAAAATCAAATGaacataaaaaagaattagaAGAATTAGgattattaaatataaaatccTTATTATATGAAGATTTTAAacaagaaatatataatagtatgaaattaatatttcaatttataaaacagaatttttattctttatgtaaatatctaaatgaagagaaaaaaagaaataatttatctgcaaataattatttatcagatgatcaaatatattcagtaattaaaaataaaattatgaatacaaatgtagataaaaataagaaatttggcgatttattaaattatataataaaattaaaaaaaatatttaatatatctttttcaatgaatttagaaaaagaaataagaccaattatattaataacaCATGTTAATCTAGCTAATAATTCGgtacatattaatataaataataatatgacTGAAGAATCTATTgatgaaatgaaaaaaaatggttctttaaaaaaagataaatcTGTAGAAGAAGTATCTAAGAGTATTCTTAATCctataaaaacaaatagCTTATTTCTTAAAATATCGAACTCTTTAAAGTGGCctttacatttttatagaaatttatgttataaaaataattataaggTAGCATCCGAAAACTGGGTTAGCTATTTTTATGATCATAATGAAACCTTGTGTCATGTAGAAACTTGTGGTACAGGGGATTGTTTATTTCTATCAttacaatatttattacaaaataatggtattaaaaaaaataattttgttgtaaataaaaatgtaaaagaAAGTAAATTCATACCATGGTATATTGAAAAAGTCAAACAATCGAATAAGGTAAATTATGACGTAACCGATTTGAGATATATAACTACATTTTATGTTATCAAATATTTCCCAGGATTTTCTTTAGATAATGATATAGAtgagaataatataaatgacAAGTTAGATTTGCTTATAAATTTAGAGTTAACcaattattatttagaGAAGGATTTGATGTATGAGGTTATGAAGAATAAAGCCCCCACAGTGAATCAACAGGAAAATGGGAAAGAAACGGTTCAAGAGGAGCAAAATATGGAAGAAGgtgataaaataaaaaatgatgataaaataaaaaatgatgataaaataaaaaatgatgataaaaatgtgACACAAGGTGTGGATGAAGAAAAGGGTCTCTTTACAAATAAGTGTAATACTACaggtaaaaataataacaacaacaataataataataataataataataataataataaaaataatgataacaaAATTGAACATGATGTTACAGGTccatattataatcatataaaccaacataataacaatgtagaagaaaaatatttagcccattataatgatgatcAAAATCATATAAACAATTCAAACAAAGAAGCAGAAGAAAGTACAGAGCACTctaatttaaattatgattattCTTATGAATATGAAAATGCTTTTAATCCAAATGGTAGGTTTAGTAGTTTTAGTAGTGCTAGTAGTGATGAAGATACAACTTACACAAATAAAAAGGCcaacattttattatcttgTTCAGAAAATAGAGAGAATACCAAAGTGGATTCATCATTACTTACAAAAGGGGATAATcatgataattataatgatgatgatataaataaagataaggaaaatattttgaataGTGATGAGAATTTGAACCCTGAAGATGATTTATATAgtaataaagaaattacCATATACAAAGTTAATAACAATGAAGGATCTAAAGGcttgaaaaataatagaaGATACAAAAGTGAACCACATTATAGAATCGTTTATAggaataataaatcatCGAATACTActaataattatatttcaCCACATTTTAtgaatgaagaaaatattgatgaaaataataaaaatgttccttttagtaataataatgataataataacaataatggtgataaaaaacaaaaaagtattaatgataataataataatgtggatgaaaaaaaagaatcgtatgataataatgtatCTAGTTATAAATCCATAAGTGAAGGTgcaaaaaagaaaagtaCCAAACAACAAggtattattaattattatgaaaaacGGAGATGtactaataataattctaGATCAAAGTCCCTGCCATCTaagggaaaaaaattagGTAGTAATGAAAAGTATGCGTACAATCGATTTAAAAGTAATCCAATCAATATGAAcgttaaaaataaatttaagGATGATAACAacgataataataagaattataataatgatacaATATATGTTAATGAAAAAGAGAAAAGTGGTACAACAAGTAAAAGcttttttcaaaaaataaaaagtatgTGTTATGATAATCATGATGATACAGATGATTATTCTGAAATATTAGATGAAGTACAGGATTTAGGTTATAgattatatgaattaatttttataaaattagtatcgttatcaaaaaataaattaaaattaaacGAATTAATGAAACTATCAAAAAATgacttaaaaaaattacaagGAACAGATCATAAAGTAAGGGTAATTGGTTCCAATATGTTTAGTAAGAAATTATCCGAAGGTAGTGTGCTTCCATTTTATACATTtcttaatattaaaaataaattaaataatcCATTTAGTAATATGGATTTTAGTAATAAAGATTATTATATAGTAGTTATGAAAACAACCtttaataaagatattaaaagaaaaaaagatgGATTAGTAACTCGAAgtttaatattaaatcatAGAGGTGATTCTATATCTTACTGGtctataaaaaataatgattttCATTTTACATGTGATAATAAAGTAATACAAACCAAAACAATTGAAGAAAAGGCATCAGCCTTTTTTTATGAACGTACAAGATTAGGACATGTTCATTGGGGAGATGAAACTGATTATGATGCTTTCCAAAAAATGTTTAATATTGGTCTCATAACatttatgaataataacacaaatttattcttttctaAAGGCACTTTTAAACAATATCCAATACATTTTctcatatattattattcagGTATTCACTTTGAGCCTGGTGTGCATGTAACGTTGAATGGAAAAACGGAAACATGTCATTCTTCATACAAGACGGGCGATATACCAAACTCTTTTATGGAGATACCAGAGAAATGA
- a CDS encoding ubiquitin-activating enzyme E1, putative codes for NHFYIHNNNNKKYSFLFYHYISLSLLNIPEINEYVTKLDYTSFKHNSITNKIFFLIKCYKDLYNIQQEKKIIIKKNKINNNNNNNNNKSNSNSNNWYSYIDSHEIINCNDILLFIENKLLLTNLSFPNFQNITHEFLTLHNILCVIKKYIIQSNIHNYDNKFSISKNHISFFLIVYKSFIQKNNSLPYLYDDINFEDQNINTIVIRKKQHDEQEIQHIINKKKIKYSFNKPFPITYFRYFFSHFHFIKHITKEQIRNNDELLNNWQKFVCLYKYSMEKKEKHKMENNDNNIYIDHTHDNINNNNNIYIDHTHDNINNNNNIYIDHTHDNINNNNNIYIDHTHDNINNNNNNIYIDHTHDNINNNNNNIYIDHRYDKNYNHFHNNFYNNDYNFPCATTHYNHTIQIKRKERKKKNSTPILLCNNKNNDILYFFKNTLTDHIKQKIKKGTTNVLKNENINTIYTSIYQEEEEIYFVKSLLLHSHRNITTLKKTIQNINNSLLKYNKTNNFFSNIYLVLLMSGFITQEILKIASLYLKPHINYYFFEL; via the coding sequence AGAATCACTTTTAcattcataataataataataaaaagtatagttttcttttttatcattatatatccttgtcattattaaacataccagaaataaatgaatatgtAACCAAGTTAGATTATACATCTTTTAAACATAATTCTATAActaataaaattttttttctcattaaatgttataaggatttatataatatacaacaagaaaagaaaatcataataaaaaaaaataaaataaataataataataataataataataataaaagtaatagtaatagtaataattgGTATAGTTATATAGATTCTcatgaaataataaattgtaatgatatattattatttattgaaAACAAATTGCTCTTAACAAATTTATCATTTCCaaattttcaaaatataacacatgaatttttaacattgcacaatatattatgtgtaataaaaaaatatataattcaatCTAATATCCATAATTATGATAACAAATTTTCTATTTCCAAAAATCACAtatctttctttttaatagtatataaaagttttatccaaaaaaataattccTTACCATATCTTTATGATGATATCAACTTTGAAGATCAAAATATTAACACCATTgtaataagaaaaaaacaacaTGATGAACAAGAAATAcaacatataattaataaaaagaaaatcaaatattcttttaacAAGCCATTTCCTATAACTTACTTTcgttattttttttctcattttcattttataaaacatataacAAAAGAACAAATAAGAAATAACGATGAATTATTGAATAATTGGCAGAAATTTGTGTGTCTATACAAATATAGCatggaaaaaaaagaaaagcataaaatggaaaataatgataataatatatatatagacCATACACATGATAACattaacaataataataatatatatatagacCATACACATGATAACattaacaataataataatatatatatagacCATACACATGATAACattaacaataataataatatatatatagacCATACACATGATAACattaacaataataataataatatatatatagacCATACACATGATAACattaacaataataataataatatatatatagaccatagatatgataaaaattataatcattttcataacaatttttataataatgattataatttcCCATGTGCAACCACCCATTATAACCACAcaatacaaataaaaagaaaagaaagaaaaaaaaaaaacagtACTCCAATTCTTTTATGTAATAACAAAAACAATGATatcctttatttttttaaaaacacATTAACTGATCATATTAAacagaaaataaaaaaaggaacAACTAATGTTcttaaaaatgaaaatataaatacaatatatacatCTATATACcaagaagaagaagaaatatattttgtaaagAGTCTACTCCTACATAGTCACAGAAATATAACCACTTTAAAGAAAActatacaaaatattaataactctcttttgaaatataataaaacaaataattttttttctaatatatatctgGTTTTATTAATGTCTGGTTTTATAACACAAGAAATTCTAAAGATTGCCTCACTGTATTTAAAACCACACATaaattattactttttcgaactataa
- a CDS encoding small nuclear ribonucleoprotein E, putative: MATTNKKLQKIMTQPINQIFRFFTNKTVVQIWLYDKPDMRIEGIILGFDEYMNMVLDQTKEISVKKNTKKELGKILLKGDTITLIMEVKNEET, translated from the exons ATGGCTACGACAAATAAAAAgttacaaaaaattatgacCCAACCTATA AACCAAATATTTAGGTTTTTTACGAACAAAACGGTTGTACAAATATGGTTATATGATAAACCTGACATGAGAATAGAAGGTATTATATTG GGATTTGAtgaatatatgaatatggTATTAGATCaaacaaaagaaatatccgtaaagaaaaatacaaaaaaggaacttggaaaaatattattaaagGGGGATACAATAACTTTAATAATGGAAGT GAAAAATGAAGAAACATAA